In Acidiphilium acidophilum, one genomic interval encodes:
- a CDS encoding metal/formaldehyde-sensitive transcriptional repressor, with the protein MAHLIREKKPLLARIRRIQGQIEALTRALDAETGCADVLMLIASVRGAVNGLMTEVMEDHIRHHVVDPATDPDPERARGAEELIEVLRTYLK; encoded by the coding sequence ATGGCCCACCTGATCCGCGAAAAAAAACCGCTCCTCGCCCGCATCCGCCGCATTCAGGGCCAGATCGAAGCCCTGACCCGCGCCCTCGATGCCGAAACCGGCTGCGCCGACGTGCTCATGCTGATCGCCTCGGTGCGCGGCGCGGTGAACGGCCTCATGACCGAAGTCATGGAAGACCACATCCGCCACCACGTCGTCGATCCCGCAACCGACCCCGACCCCGAACGCGCCCGCGGCGCCGAGGAACTCATCGAGGTCCTCCGCACCTATTTGAAATGA
- the trpS gene encoding tryptophan--tRNA ligase yields the protein MARIFSGIQPTGIAHLGNYLGAIRNWVALQEGNESIYCLVDLHAITVWQEPAALRAQTRTNAALLIACGIDPERSILFHQSAVHAHARLAWIFNCVARFGWLNRMTQFKDKAGKDREAVSTGLFVYPNLMAADILAYHATEVPVGEDQSQHLELANDIAQKFNHDYGVEFFPAIHPRIIGGTARIMSLRDGTKKMSKSEVSDQSRINLTDDDDTIAQKIRRAKTDPADLPDHPERLEGRPEARNLVGIFAALADISPAEVLRAHGGQGFGPFKERLTELVVAKLTPIRTETLRLAAAPDHIDAVLQKGAARAAAIANPIVAEAERLVGLLPAS from the coding sequence ATGGCACGTATTTTCTCCGGCATTCAGCCGACCGGCATCGCGCATCTCGGCAATTATCTGGGCGCGATCCGCAACTGGGTCGCGTTGCAGGAGGGCAATGAGAGCATTTACTGCCTCGTCGATCTTCATGCGATCACGGTGTGGCAGGAGCCGGCGGCGTTGCGGGCGCAGACGCGGACCAATGCGGCGCTGCTGATCGCCTGCGGGATCGATCCGGAGCGGAGCATATTGTTTCATCAATCGGCGGTGCATGCCCATGCGCGGCTGGCGTGGATTTTCAACTGCGTCGCGCGGTTCGGCTGGCTCAACCGGATGACCCAGTTCAAGGACAAGGCGGGCAAGGATCGCGAGGCGGTTTCGACCGGGTTGTTCGTGTATCCCAACCTGATGGCGGCGGATATTCTGGCGTATCATGCGACCGAGGTGCCGGTGGGCGAGGATCAGAGCCAGCATCTGGAACTGGCCAACGATATCGCGCAGAAATTCAACCATGATTACGGGGTTGAGTTTTTTCCGGCGATCCATCCCCGGATCATCGGCGGGACCGCGCGGATCATGAGCCTGCGGGACGGGACCAAGAAGATGTCGAAATCGGAGGTTTCGGATCAGAGCCGGATCAACCTGACCGATGATGACGATACCATCGCGCAGAAGATCAGGCGGGCGAAGACCGATCCGGCCGATCTGCCGGATCATCCGGAGAGGCTGGAGGGGCGGCCCGAGGCGCGCAATCTGGTGGGGATTTTTGCCGCCTTGGCCGATATTTCGCCTGCCGAGGTGCTGCGCGCGCATGGCGGCCAGGGGTTCGGGCCGTTCAAGGAGCGGTTGACCGAGCTGGTGGTGGCGAAGCTGACACCGATCCGCACCGAGACGCTGCGTCTGGCGGCGGCACCGGATCATATCGATGCGGTCCTGCAGAAAGGTGCTGCGCGGGCGGCGGCGATCGCCAACCCGATTGTGGCGGAGGCCGAACGGCTGGTCGGGTTGTTGCCCGCTTCATGA
- the dmeF gene encoding CDF family Co(II)/Ni(II) efflux transporter DmeF codes for MTQPITAADAEIPFDPPAGHSHVFLGHTSARNERRTWFVVALCTVMMVVEIVGGRIFGSIALVADGIHMSTHAGAMLLAALAYRYARRYAGDARFALGTGKFGDLAAFTSAIVLAFFAILIAIDSISRFFRPEHIDFAAAIPIAILGLIVNAASALLLSGGHDHAHGHGHDHGHSHGHGHDHHDHAHHGHAHDDAPHILETGIGPLALTIFEDGVPPRFRLTAPHAAAVIETIRPNGASQSFAMIPHETGLESAEPIPEPHEFRAILHLTTPSGPERHETEFAEAAHDAAIHRDNNMRAAYVHVLADAAVSILVIVGLLAAKLFGWLWMDPVMGLLGAAVIANWAYGLSRAAGAILLDMTPNADIPRRITSTLERTGARITDLHVWRLGPGHLGAIIALDPRRPASSGASPDHYRTLLAAIPDLSHVTIEVRS; via the coding sequence ATGACCCAGCCGATCACCGCAGCCGACGCCGAAATCCCGTTCGATCCGCCCGCCGGCCACTCCCACGTATTCCTCGGCCACACCAGTGCCCGCAACGAGCGCCGCACCTGGTTCGTCGTCGCCCTCTGCACGGTCATGATGGTGGTCGAAATCGTCGGTGGCCGCATCTTCGGCTCGATCGCCCTGGTCGCCGATGGTATCCACATGAGCACCCATGCCGGTGCCATGCTGCTCGCCGCACTCGCCTATCGCTACGCCCGCCGCTACGCCGGCGATGCCCGCTTCGCCCTCGGCACCGGCAAATTCGGCGACCTCGCGGCCTTCACCAGCGCCATCGTCCTCGCCTTCTTCGCCATCCTGATCGCAATCGATTCGATCAGCCGCTTCTTCCGCCCCGAACATATCGATTTCGCCGCCGCCATCCCGATCGCCATCCTCGGCCTGATCGTCAACGCCGCCAGCGCCCTCCTGCTCAGCGGCGGCCATGACCACGCGCACGGGCACGGCCACGATCACGGGCACAGCCACGGTCATGGGCATGACCATCACGACCACGCCCATCACGGCCACGCCCATGACGACGCCCCCCATATCCTCGAAACCGGCATCGGCCCGCTCGCCCTCACCATCTTCGAAGACGGCGTCCCGCCCCGCTTCCGCCTCACGGCACCCCACGCCGCCGCCGTGATCGAAACCATCCGCCCCAACGGCGCCAGCCAGTCCTTCGCCATGATCCCGCACGAAACCGGCCTCGAATCAGCCGAGCCGATCCCCGAACCCCACGAATTCCGCGCCATCCTCCATCTGACCACGCCCTCCGGCCCGGAACGCCACGAAACCGAATTCGCCGAAGCCGCCCACGACGCAGCGATCCATCGCGACAACAACATGCGCGCCGCCTACGTCCACGTCCTCGCGGACGCCGCCGTCTCCATTCTGGTGATCGTCGGCCTGCTCGCGGCCAAATTGTTCGGCTGGCTCTGGATGGACCCGGTCATGGGCCTGCTCGGCGCCGCCGTCATCGCCAACTGGGCCTACGGGCTGAGCCGCGCCGCCGGCGCCATCCTGCTCGACATGACCCCGAACGCAGACATCCCCCGCCGGATCACATCCACCCTGGAACGCACCGGCGCCCGCATCACCGACCTGCACGTCTGGCGCCTCGGCCCCGGCCATCTCGGCGCGATCATCGCGCTCGACCCCCGCAGGCCCGCATCATCCGGCGCCTCGCCGGACCATTACCGCACCCTGCTCGCCGCGATCCCCGACCTCTCGCACGTCACGATCGAGGTCCGGTCGTAA
- the prfA gene encoding peptide chain release factor 1, which produces MNLADKLDRIVDRATELRAMLSSGLDGERFVAASRELAEIETIEAQVVAFREAQRAREEAEAARADPELRELADAEIEGLRELLPRLEREITLSLLPRDEADARSGILEIRPAAGGDEAGLFAAQLFGAYRRYADAKGWRFEVMDYAETELGGLKEGIAEITGRSVFARLKYESGVHRVQRVPTTETQGRIHTSTVTVAVLPEAEEVDVTVNESDLRIDVYRASGAGGQHVNKTESAVRITHVPTGIVVAMQEERSQHKNRAKAMKILRARLYEQSRASLAADRAADRKSQVGTGDRSERIRTYNFPQGRVTDHRINLTLHKIDRVMLGEFDEIIDALTEEDQAARLAALE; this is translated from the coding sequence TCGGATCGTCGATCGGGCGACCGAGTTGCGGGCGATGCTGTCATCCGGGCTGGATGGGGAGCGGTTCGTCGCGGCGTCGCGCGAGTTGGCGGAGATCGAGACGATCGAGGCGCAGGTGGTGGCGTTTCGCGAGGCGCAGCGGGCGCGCGAGGAGGCGGAAGCGGCGCGGGCGGACCCGGAGTTGCGCGAGCTGGCGGATGCCGAGATCGAGGGGTTGCGCGAGCTTTTGCCGAGGCTGGAGCGGGAGATCACGCTCTCGCTGTTGCCGCGCGACGAGGCGGATGCGCGCTCCGGCATATTGGAGATCCGTCCGGCGGCGGGGGGTGACGAGGCGGGGCTGTTCGCGGCGCAGCTGTTCGGGGCTTACCGGCGATATGCCGATGCGAAGGGCTGGCGGTTCGAGGTGATGGATTATGCCGAGACCGAATTGGGCGGGTTGAAGGAGGGGATTGCCGAGATCACCGGGCGGTCGGTGTTCGCGCGGCTGAAATACGAGAGCGGGGTGCACCGGGTGCAGCGGGTGCCGACCACCGAGACGCAGGGGCGTATCCATACCTCGACGGTGACGGTGGCGGTGCTGCCGGAGGCCGAGGAGGTCGATGTCACGGTGAATGAGAGCGATTTGAGGATCGATGTGTACCGGGCCTCGGGCGCGGGCGGGCAGCATGTGAACAAGACCGAATCGGCGGTGCGGATTACCCACGTGCCGACCGGGATCGTGGTGGCGATGCAGGAGGAGCGGAGCCAGCACAAGAACCGGGCCAAGGCGATGAAGATTTTGCGGGCGCGGCTTTATGAGCAGTCGCGGGCGAGCCTCGCGGCGGACCGGGCGGCGGATCGCAAGTCCCAGGTGGGGACGGGCGATCGGTCCGAGCGGATCAGGACCTATAATTTTCCGCAGGGGCGGGTGACGGATCATCGGATCAATCTGACGCTGCACAAGATCGACCGGGTGATGCTCGGCGAGTTCGACGAGATCATCGATGCGCTGACCGAGGAGGATCAGGCGGCGCGGCTGGCGGCGCTTGAGTGA
- a CDS encoding DUF4167 domain-containing protein — translation MNIKRMRGRNNRHGGGGGGGGGGGGGNFRSFQSGTPLNRNHVFDSSGPEQRVRGTAQQLYDKYQQMGRDASSSGDRVLAEAYYQYAEHYFRIISAMNQAQGNHQGGYQGQQPQGGQNGGQNGGGSSRRDEGGDEGDAANGLGDQPSIDAREIPINVAPPEG, via the coding sequence ATGAATATCAAACGGATGCGCGGACGCAACAATCGTCATGGCGGTGGTGGTGGCGGCGGTGGCGGTGGCGGCGGGGGTAATTTCCGCAGTTTCCAGAGCGGCACGCCGCTCAACCGCAACCATGTGTTCGACAGTTCGGGGCCGGAGCAGCGGGTGCGCGGGACGGCGCAGCAGCTTTATGACAAGTATCAGCAGATGGGCCGCGATGCGTCGAGCAGCGGCGACCGGGTGCTGGCCGAGGCGTATTATCAGTATGCCGAGCATTATTTCCGGATCATCAGCGCGATGAACCAGGCCCAGGGCAATCACCAGGGCGGGTATCAGGGGCAGCAGCCTCAAGGTGGCCAGAATGGCGGCCAGAACGGAGGTGGTTCGTCGCGGCGCGATGAGGGTGGGGATGAGGGGGATGCGGCGAACGGGCTGGGAGATCAGCCGAGCATCGATGCGCGGGAGATCCCGATCAACGTGGCACCGCCGGAAGGCTGA
- a CDS encoding CHAP domain-containing protein, whose protein sequence is MRVGWLALGAAGLVAGCAGGAPRTGMNAYGARTDLSCVPYARTTSGIDLSGNAWRWWDEAAGRYVRSRVPEVGAVLVLRRHGDMDEGHLAVVTRILGPREIAVTQANWVAHRIEHGQPVVDVSPANNWTLVRVWWPPVRALGITDYPADGFILPEPAAAGAVASAGGSG, encoded by the coding sequence ATGCGAGTCGGGTGGTTGGCGCTGGGTGCGGCGGGGCTGGTGGCGGGGTGCGCGGGGGGTGCGCCGCGCACCGGGATGAATGCGTATGGGGCGCGGACCGATTTGTCGTGCGTGCCGTATGCGCGGACGACTTCCGGGATCGATCTGTCGGGCAATGCCTGGCGGTGGTGGGATGAGGCGGCGGGGCGGTATGTGCGGAGCCGGGTGCCTGAGGTGGGGGCGGTGCTGGTGCTGCGGCGGCATGGCGACATGGATGAGGGGCATCTGGCGGTGGTGACCCGGATCCTGGGGCCGCGCGAGATTGCGGTGACCCAGGCGAACTGGGTGGCGCACCGCATCGAGCATGGGCAGCCGGTGGTGGATGTTTCCCCGGCGAATAACTGGACGCTGGTGCGGGTGTGGTGGCCGCCGGTGCGGGCGCTGGGGATTACCGATTATCCGGCGGACGGGTTCATTCTGCCCGAGCCGGCGGCGGCCGGAGCGGTGGCCAGCGCGGGGGGTTCGGGGTAG
- a CDS encoding ABC transporter permease, producing the protein MSDVTANETLAPPAPGYWATAGRKLVRDRAAMISLAVLVVIALLCAAAPWYAQHVSHTNPFQSNLSGTVVRHGRTMEVLGAADNPLHLGIEPIGPSWRLGPYMLGADQQGRDVAARMLYGGRNSLLISFASAVVCLVLAALTGILAGFFGGWVDRAISFLLDALWAFPVFLLAISLSVVLIAHGIDFGLFRLDASSLSLPITIIGVIYVPYVARPVRGLVIGLRQSEYVMAAIGIGAPAWRILWYDILPNVISALVVFAPLIVALDLLTEAALSFLSIGVQPPAASWGTIIHDGESLIYTRPVVAIAPGLAIVITVLALNILGDGLRDALDPRAKLRN; encoded by the coding sequence ATGAGCGATGTGACGGCGAACGAGACGCTTGCCCCCCCTGCCCCGGGCTATTGGGCGACGGCGGGGCGGAAGCTGGTGCGGGACCGGGCGGCGATGATTTCGCTCGCGGTGCTCGTGGTGATCGCGCTGCTCTGCGCGGCGGCACCGTGGTATGCGCAGCATGTTTCCCATACCAACCCGTTTCAGTCGAATTTGTCGGGGACGGTGGTGCGGCATGGCCGGACGATGGAGGTGCTGGGGGCGGCAGATAATCCGCTGCATCTCGGGATCGAGCCGATCGGGCCCTCGTGGCGGTTGGGGCCGTATATGCTCGGGGCCGATCAGCAGGGGCGCGATGTTGCGGCGAGGATGCTGTATGGCGGGCGGAATTCGCTGCTGATCAGTTTCGCCTCGGCGGTGGTGTGCCTCGTGCTGGCGGCGCTGACCGGGATTCTGGCGGGGTTTTTCGGCGGCTGGGTGGATCGGGCGATTTCGTTCCTGCTCGATGCGCTCTGGGCGTTTCCGGTGTTTCTGCTCGCGATTTCGCTTTCGGTCGTGCTGATCGCGCATGGGATCGATTTCGGGTTGTTCCGGCTCGATGCGTCGAGCCTGTCGCTGCCGATCACGATCATCGGGGTGATCTATGTGCCTTATGTGGCGCGGCCGGTGCGGGGGCTGGTGATCGGGCTGCGGCAGAGCGAGTATGTGATGGCGGCGATCGGGATCGGGGCGCCGGCATGGCGGATTTTGTGGTACGATATTCTGCCGAATGTGATTTCGGCGCTGGTGGTGTTCGCGCCGCTGATCGTGGCGCTGGATTTGCTCACCGAGGCGGCGCTGTCGTTTCTGTCGATCGGGGTGCAGCCGCCGGCGGCGAGCTGGGGGACCATCATTCATGACGGGGAGAGCCTGATCTATACCCGGCCGGTGGTGGCGATCGCGCCGGGGCTCGCGATCGTGATTACGGTGCTGGCGCTGAACATTCTCGGCGACGGGTTGCGCGATGCGCTCGACCCGCGCGCAAAGCTGCGGAACTGA
- the murJ gene encoding murein biosynthesis integral membrane protein MurJ, protein MIRNAFTVGAWTMGSRLLGFARDILIAALLGAGPAADAFFVALRLPNLFRRLFGEGAFSAAFIPAYTGTLSHDGEAPARRLAEDVTAIMVVFLFGLMVLGMLFMPYVLDVLAPGFRAEPAKFALAVHLSRITFPYLWLICLCALFAGVLNARGHFAAAAAAPILFNVCIIGTLFVLHDRGERVPEALAYGVALSGIVQFGLLGRALVRAGAPLRLRWPRLTPGAMVVIRRIGPGLIGAGVTQLNLTVDTIIASLLPNGTVSVLYYADRVNQLPLGVIGAAVGTVLLPSLSRHFRRNETAAARVTLNRALEFAVLLTLPAAVALGAIGLPIMRTLFAHGAYSDADAMRSAAALAAYAFGLPAFVLVKLFAPGFFARGDTKTPVKVGLAAVALNLGLNLALMHPLQQVGIALSTSIAAWFNVAMLAVLLRRHGDFAPDARLVGRVVRIALASVAMAGILILLRETALMRLPEAVALGVLIMFGMVGFGGIGLAIGAFRLDELRATLRRPAKLDPAAQAG, encoded by the coding sequence ATGATCCGTAATGCGTTTACCGTGGGCGCCTGGACGATGGGCAGCCGGTTGCTGGGGTTTGCCCGGGATATTCTGATTGCGGCGCTGCTCGGCGCGGGGCCGGCGGCGGATGCGTTTTTCGTGGCGTTGCGGCTGCCGAATTTGTTCCGGCGGCTGTTCGGCGAGGGGGCGTTCAGTGCCGCGTTCATTCCGGCCTATACCGGGACGCTGAGCCATGACGGGGAAGCGCCGGCGCGGCGGCTGGCCGAGGATGTCACCGCGATCATGGTGGTGTTCCTGTTCGGGCTGATGGTGCTGGGGATGCTGTTCATGCCCTATGTGCTGGATGTGCTGGCGCCGGGGTTTCGGGCGGAGCCGGCGAAATTCGCGCTGGCGGTGCATCTGTCGCGGATCACGTTTCCTTATTTGTGGCTGATTTGCCTGTGCGCGCTGTTCGCGGGGGTGCTGAACGCGCGGGGGCATTTCGCGGCGGCGGCGGCGGCACCGATTTTGTTCAATGTGTGCATCATCGGGACGTTGTTCGTGCTGCACGACCGGGGCGAGCGCGTGCCGGAGGCGCTGGCTTATGGCGTGGCTCTTTCGGGGATCGTGCAGTTCGGGCTGTTGGGGCGGGCGCTGGTGCGGGCGGGCGCGCCGTTGCGGCTGCGCTGGCCGCGCCTGACGCCGGGGGCGATGGTGGTGATCCGCCGGATCGGGCCGGGATTGATCGGGGCCGGGGTGACGCAGCTGAATTTGACGGTGGATACCATCATTGCCTCGCTGCTGCCGAACGGGACGGTTTCGGTGCTGTATTATGCCGACCGGGTGAATCAGTTGCCGTTGGGGGTGATCGGCGCGGCGGTGGGGACGGTGCTGTTGCCGAGCCTGTCGCGGCATTTCCGGCGGAACGAGACGGCGGCGGCGCGGGTGACGCTGAACCGGGCGCTGGAATTCGCGGTGCTGCTGACGCTGCCGGCGGCGGTGGCGCTCGGGGCGATCGGGCTGCCGATCATGCGGACGTTGTTCGCGCATGGGGCATATTCGGATGCGGATGCGATGCGGAGTGCGGCGGCGCTCGCGGCCTATGCGTTCGGGCTGCCGGCTTTCGTGCTGGTGAAATTGTTCGCGCCGGGGTTTTTCGCGCGGGGCGATACGAAGACGCCGGTGAAGGTGGGGCTGGCGGCGGTGGCGTTGAATCTGGGATTGAATCTGGCGCTGATGCACCCGTTGCAGCAGGTGGGAATCGCGCTCTCGACCAGCATCGCGGCGTGGTTCAACGTGGCGATGCTGGCGGTGCTGCTGCGGCGGCATGGGGATTTTGCGCCCGATGCGCGGCTGGTCGGGCGGGTGGTGCGGATTGCACTGGCGAGCGTGGCGATGGCGGGTATCCTTATTTTGTTGCGCGAGACGGCGTTGATGCGGTTGCCGGAGGCGGTGGCGCTGGGGGTTCTGATCATGTTCGGAATGGTCGGATTTGGCGGGATCGGGCTTGCGATCGGGGCGTTCCGGCTCGATGAATTGCGGGCGACGCTGCGGCGGCCGGCGAAGCTTGACCCCGCCGCGCAAGCCGGCTGA
- a CDS encoding tyrosine-protein phosphatase, which translates to MDTIYRGDISTRSGRRNAWIDALFIDHAILRLGWTNFAAVKPGALYRSNHPVPFRLAQFTREAGLRTLINLRGQCRNGSDALSRDAANRFHLDFHDMALDSRGAPQRDRILRLAEIYRTMQRPALIHCKSGADRAGIAAALFILTEGGTVAAARTQLTWRFGHIRHSNTGILDAFLDLYEREGEGRKPFLAWVAEDYDQTALRTAYDATSTAGIPRRIARFLNDHLLARE; encoded by the coding sequence ATGGATACGATCTATCGTGGCGACATCTCCACCCGATCAGGCCGCCGCAACGCCTGGATCGACGCGCTGTTCATCGACCACGCCATCCTCCGCCTCGGCTGGACCAATTTCGCCGCGGTGAAACCCGGCGCGCTCTACCGCTCCAACCACCCGGTCCCGTTCCGCCTCGCGCAATTCACCCGCGAAGCCGGGTTGCGCACCCTGATCAACCTGCGCGGCCAGTGCCGCAACGGGTCGGACGCCCTCTCGCGCGACGCCGCAAACCGCTTCCACCTCGATTTCCACGACATGGCGCTCGACTCCCGTGGCGCCCCCCAGCGCGACCGCATCCTCCGCCTCGCCGAAATCTACCGCACCATGCAGCGCCCGGCCCTGATCCACTGCAAATCCGGTGCCGACCGCGCGGGCATCGCCGCCGCCCTGTTCATCCTCACCGAAGGCGGCACCGTCGCCGCGGCCCGCACCCAGCTCACCTGGCGCTTCGGCCACATCCGCCATTCCAACACCGGCATCCTCGATGCCTTCCTCGATCTCTACGAACGCGAAGGGGAGGGGCGCAAACCCTTCCTCGCCTGGGTCGCGGAGGATTACGACCAAACCGCCCTGCGCACCGCCTACGACGCCACCAGCACCGCCGGCATCCCCCGCCGCATCGCCCGCTTCCTCAACGACCATCTCCTCGCCCGCGAATAA
- a CDS encoding ABC transporter substrate-binding protein: protein MRWFATLLVVVALCGTARAATGDDRYGGTLRLITTAGSGSFDPQINYTERYWEIFQAMYDGLVTFAKTGGKQSLSIVPDLATEVPKPTDGGLTYVFHLRRGIKFSNGQDLTVQAVVHSFRRLFKVNNPNAGTWYDVIVGGRTCNAHPEHCTLPGVVADAASNTITIHLRHPDSEFLDQLAVPFGAILPADTPDHDMGTTPVPGTGAYMVKSFNPSGGIVMVRNPYFHQWSRLAQPRGYPDQIDYSFGLSPEAQVTAVENDQYDWMFEDVPADRLNEIATKFTRQVHIHPVNWFYYAPMNVNIPPFNNKDARLAVEYAVNRESMVKLFGGNALAKPDCQILPPEMPGYQAYCPYTKDPGAKWSAPDWTLAHEYMKKSGMIGQHVTVITEVQAPFRQIGIYLQDVLNRLGFVANVKPISSNIEFNYIQNTNNKVQISITDWDQDYPAASDFLDVLFSCHSFRKGSDNSINISGFCDPAIDDEMAKAETLSLLHPKAANAIWAHVDHQITRRAVVVSLFSVAKLDFTSSSLKKFTFSGEYMFLPQLAVVK, encoded by the coding sequence ATGAGGTGGTTTGCCACGTTACTGGTGGTGGTGGCGCTGTGCGGGACGGCGCGGGCGGCGACCGGCGATGACCGGTATGGCGGGACGCTACGGCTGATCACCACCGCAGGGTCGGGCTCGTTCGATCCGCAGATCAATTATACCGAGCGCTACTGGGAGATTTTCCAGGCGATGTATGACGGGCTGGTGACGTTTGCCAAGACCGGGGGGAAACAGTCGCTCAGCATCGTGCCGGATCTGGCGACCGAGGTGCCCAAGCCGACCGATGGCGGGCTGACCTATGTGTTTCATCTGCGCCGGGGGATCAAATTCTCCAACGGTCAGGATCTGACGGTGCAGGCGGTGGTGCATAGTTTCCGCCGCCTGTTCAAGGTGAACAATCCCAATGCCGGGACCTGGTACGATGTAATCGTGGGCGGGCGGACCTGCAACGCGCATCCCGAGCATTGCACGCTGCCGGGCGTGGTGGCGGATGCCGCGAGCAATACCATCACGATTCATCTGCGGCACCCGGATTCCGAGTTTCTCGATCAGCTGGCGGTGCCGTTCGGCGCAATCCTGCCCGCCGATACGCCCGATCATGACATGGGCACCACACCAGTCCCCGGCACCGGGGCCTATATGGTCAAATCGTTCAATCCTTCGGGCGGGATCGTGATGGTGCGCAACCCGTATTTCCATCAATGGAGCAGGCTGGCGCAGCCCCGGGGTTATCCCGATCAGATCGACTACAGTTTCGGCCTGTCGCCGGAGGCGCAGGTGACGGCGGTGGAGAACGATCAGTATGACTGGATGTTCGAGGATGTGCCGGCGGACCGGCTGAACGAGATTGCGACGAAATTCACCAGACAGGTGCATATCCATCCGGTCAACTGGTTCTATTACGCGCCGATGAACGTGAATATTCCGCCCTTCAACAACAAGGATGCGCGGCTCGCGGTGGAATACGCGGTCAACCGCGAATCGATGGTGAAGCTGTTCGGCGGCAATGCGCTGGCGAAGCCCGATTGCCAGATATTGCCGCCGGAAATGCCGGGGTATCAGGCCTATTGCCCCTATACCAAGGACCCCGGGGCGAAATGGTCGGCGCCGGACTGGACGCTCGCGCATGAATACATGAAGAAATCCGGGATGATCGGGCAGCATGTCACGGTGATCACGGAAGTGCAGGCGCCGTTCCGCCAGATCGGGATTTATCTGCAGGACGTGCTCAACCGGTTGGGGTTCGTGGCCAACGTCAAGCCGATTTCGTCGAATATCGAGTTCAACTACATCCAGAACACCAATAACAAGGTGCAGATCTCGATTACCGACTGGGATCAGGATTATCCGGCGGCGTCGGATTTTCTCGATGTGCTGTTCTCGTGCCATTCATTCCGCAAGGGATCGGATAATTCGATCAACATATCCGGGTTCTGCGATCCGGCGATCGATGACGAGATGGCCAAGGCGGAGACGCTCTCGCTCCTGCACCCGAAGGCGGCGAATGCGATCTGGGCGCATGTCGATCATCAGATCACCCGCCGCGCGGTGGTGGTGAGTTTGTTTTCGGTGGCCAAGCTCGATTTCACCTCGTCGTCGCTGAAGAAATTCACGTTCAGCGGGGAATACATGTTTCTGCCCCAGCTCGCGGTGGTCAAATGA
- the prmC gene encoding peptide chain release factor N(5)-glutamine methyltransferase produces the protein MSEPGRVIPAGEAIAAIAAVLAAAGIEEARREARLILAFALGIEPGALFGREMVPLDDAMALARRRAAREPLAYIFGRREFWSLDFEVSPATLIPRPDSETLIEAAVREVGNRAVVRAVLDLGTGTGALLLAALAEFPGAFGVGLDVVGAAAALARRNAVRLGFGARCGFVVGDWAAALGGRFDLVLANPPYVPRGEMAGLMPEVARYEPQSALDGGVDGFDAYRVIIAALPRLLRAGGIAVIEAGAGQAAGMMGLAAAAGMTARGHEDLAGVVRAVVMRMRADQG, from the coding sequence TTGAGTGAGCCTGGGCGGGTGATCCCGGCGGGCGAGGCGATCGCGGCGATTGCGGCGGTGCTGGCGGCGGCGGGGATCGAGGAGGCGCGGCGCGAGGCGCGACTGATTCTGGCGTTTGCGCTGGGGATCGAGCCGGGGGCGTTGTTCGGGCGGGAGATGGTGCCGCTGGATGACGCGATGGCGCTGGCGCGGCGGCGGGCGGCGCGGGAGCCGCTTGCGTATATATTCGGGCGGCGGGAGTTCTGGAGTCTCGATTTCGAGGTATCGCCCGCGACGCTGATTCCGAGGCCGGATAGCGAGACCTTGATCGAGGCGGCGGTGCGCGAGGTCGGGAATCGGGCGGTTGTGCGCGCGGTGCTGGATTTGGGGACCGGGACCGGGGCGTTGCTGCTGGCGGCGCTGGCGGAGTTTCCCGGCGCGTTCGGGGTCGGGCTCGATGTGGTGGGCGCGGCGGCGGCGCTGGCGCGGCGCAATGCGGTGCGGCTGGGGTTCGGGGCGCGATGCGGGTTCGTGGTGGGGGATTGGGCGGCGGCGCTGGGCGGGCGGTTCGATCTGGTGCTGGCCAATCCGCCTTATGTGCCGCGCGGGGAGATGGCGGGGTTGATGCCGGAGGTGGCGCGGTATGAGCCGCAATCGGCGCTGGATGGCGGGGTGGACGGGTTCGATGCGTATCGGGTGATCATTGCGGCATTGCCGCGGCTTTTGCGGGCGGGCGGGATTGCGGTGATCGAGGCCGGGGCGGGACAGGCGGCGGGGATGATGGGCCTGGCGGCGGCTGCGGGGATGACGGCGCGCGGGCATGAGGATCTGGCCGGGGTGGTGCGGGCGGTGGTGATGCGGATGCGCGCGGATCAGGGTTGA